A region of Bicyclus anynana chromosome 17, ilBicAnyn1.1, whole genome shotgun sequence DNA encodes the following proteins:
- the LOC112046130 gene encoding uncharacterized protein LOC112046130: MMNSLQNTVKYLRLVNLKTALTTLKECNNTTTKSKINVISKAKSLSFTPRSINFEINEQPNGVKRKQDPLTYVPIVNPRSILPLIDSNWRKDEIGLPPIQQEEKQAVRLIVIRRKKMKKHQRRKLWKRMRFRWARVKKNRRIKKEKIFQHELLSMVKQANEFSAEQYVSAKLQKANHTPLPTRWRHKRLPEFIIRQLLGIDKKINYKHTDVYKA; this comes from the exons ATGATGAACTCACTACAAAACACCGTAAAAT ATTTACGGCTAGTAAACTTAAAAACAGCACTGACCACTTTAAAGGAATGCAATAATACTACAACGAAGTCAAAGATAAACGTAATTTCAAAAGCAAAATCTTTGTCTTTTACGCCTCGTTCTATCAATTTTGAGATCAATGAGCAGCCCAATGGAGTAAAGAGGAAGCAAGATCCTCTCACCTATGTCCCCATAGTGAATCCTCGGTCTATATTGCCTCTGATTGACTCTAATTGGAGGAAGGACGAGATAGGCTTGCCTCCTATACAACAAGAAGAGAAGCAAGCGGTCCGTTTGATTGTAATTCGACGTAAAAAGATGAAGAAACATCAGAGGAGGAAGCTGTGGAAGAGGATGAGGTTTCGCTGGGCTCgg gTAAAGAAAAACCGTCGCATAAAAAAGGAGAAGATCTTCCAGCATGAACTGCTGTCTATGGTGAAGCAAGCAAACGAGTTCTCGGCAGAGCAGTACGTGTCTGCTAAGCTGCAGAAAGCCAACCACACTCCGCTGCCCACGCGCTGGCGACACAAGCGGCTGCCGGAGTTCATCATCAGACAACTGCTGGGCATTGATAAgaaaattaactataaacatactGATGTTTATAAAGCGTGA